In the genome of Dermacentor silvarum isolate Dsil-2018 chromosome 1, BIME_Dsil_1.4, whole genome shotgun sequence, one region contains:
- the LOC119464481 gene encoding ATP synthase subunit alpha, mitochondrial, translating to MAFVSRRLASTLARHFPKQTLKLKPAHEAIYALALRKLSTTPCSYAAPGAAEVSSILEERILGQSSTTNLEETGRVLSIGDGIARVYGLNNIQAEEMVEFSCGLKGMALNLEPDNVGIVVFGNDKHIKEGDIVKRTGAIVDVPIGPELLGRVVDALGNPIDGKGPVACKSRARVGVKAPGIIPRISVREPMLTGIKAVDSLVPIGRGQRELIIGDRQTGKTAIAIDAIINQKRFNDGSDEKKKLYCIYVAIGQKRSTVAQIVKRLTQTDAMKYTIIVGATASDAAPLQYLAPYSGCAMGEYFRDKGMHALIIYDDLSKQAVAYRQMSLLLRRPPGREAYPGDVFYLHSRLLERAAKMNDTFGGGSLTALPVIETQAGDVSAYIPTNVISITDGQIFLETELFYKGIRPAINVGLSVSRVGSAAQTKAMKQVAGSMKLELAQYREVAAFAQFGSDLDAATQQLLNRGVRLTELLKQGQYTPMAIEDQVAVIYTGVRGYLDKLDPAKINDFEKEFLQHIRSHHKDVLATIAQEGHISETTDAKLKSIVTSFMASFIE from the coding sequence ATGGCTTTCGTCTCTCGCAGATTGGCCAGCACCTTGGCCAGGCACTTCCCGAAGCAAACGTTGAAACTTAAGCCCGCTCACGAAGCGATATATGCGCTCGCATTACGAAAGCTTTCGACCACGCCATGTTCCTATGCAGCCCCCGGTGCGGCCGAGGTTTCCAGCATCCTCGAGGAACGCATTCTGGGCCAGAGCTCTACAACTAACCTCGAAGAAACCGGCCGCGTGCTCAGCATTGGAGACGGCATCGCCCGCGTCTATGGCCTCAACAACATACAAGCCGAAGAGATGGTGGAATTTTCCTGCGGGTTGAAAGGTATGGCCCTTAACTTGGAGCCGGACAACGTGGGTATCGTCGTGTTCGGCAACGACAAGCATATTAAGGAGGGCGACATTGTGAAGCGTACCGGAGCTATTGTGGACGTACCGATCGGTCCCGAACTCCTTGGTCGCGTTGTGGATGCCCTTGGCAATCCCATAGATGGCAAGGGACCCGTCGCTTGCAAATCCCGTGCCCGTGTCGGCGTGAAGGCGCCAGGCATTATCCCGCGTATCTCAGTAAGGGAGCCTATGCTTACAGGAATCAAAGCAGTAGACAGCTTGGTCCCTATCGGTCGTGGACAGCGAGAGCTCATTATTGGAGACAGGCAAACTGGCAAAACTGCAATTGCTATCGATGCAATTATCAACCAGAAGCGTTTCAATGATGGCTCGGACGAAAAGAAAAAGCTGTACTGTATTTACGTTGCCATTGGACAGAAGAGGAGTACAGTTGCTCAGATTGTAAAACGGTTGACCCAGACCGATGCCATGAAGTACACCATCATCGTCGGTGCCACCGCCTCGGACGCCGCTCCTCTTCAGTACCTCGCCCCCTATTCGGGGTGCGCCATGGGCGAATACTTCCGCGACAAAGGCATGCATGCCCTCATCATCTACGACGATTTGTCCAAGCAGGCCGTCGCCTACCGTCAAATGTCTCTGTTGCTGCGACGGCCCCCAGGTCGCGAGGCTTATCCTGGCGATGTCTTCTACCTTCACTCCCGTCTCCTTGAGCGAGCAGCCAAGATGAACGACACCTTCGGCGGCGGCTCTCTGACTGCTTTGCCAGTGATTGAAACGCAGGCCGGTGATGTCTCGGCCTACATTCCCACCAACGTCATCTCCATCACCGATGGCCAGATTTTCCTTGAAACTGAACTTTTTTACAAGGGTATTCGGCCGGCTATCAACGTCGGGTTGTCTGTAAGTCGTGTCGGCTCAGCTGCCCAGACGAAGGCCATGAAGCAAGTTGCAGGGTCCATGAAGCTGGAACTTGCCCAATACCGTGAAGTTGCTGCTTTCGCGCAGTTTGGCTCCGACCTTGATGCAGCCACACAGCAGCTATTAAACAGGGGTGTGCGACTCACAGAACTGCTGAAGCAAGGTCAGTACACACCAATGGCAATTGAAGACCAGGTCGCAGTCATCTATACTGGTGTCCGTGGGTATCTTGACAAACTCGACCCTGCCAAGATCAACGACTTTGAGAAGGAGTTCCTTCAGCACATTCGAAGCCACCACAAGGACGTCCTGGCTACCATTGCTCAAGAAGGCCACATCAGTGAAACTACAGATGCAAAATTGAAGAGTATTGTCACCTCATTCATGGCTAGCTTCATAGAATAA
- the LOC125946219 gene encoding uncharacterized protein LOC125946219, with amino-acid sequence MPLSHTQVQDLNVTGKYTALRPHVITKGKFKARLQCLHIYTEIAICSSRPKLETLEVMKMEGLSLMSAKGMTVFLNWMLLTVIDNFVNRNQAQLFRMIREASWKAFAVHVMSVLPHLDVRYITKKQPCHHEELN; translated from the exons ATGCCACTGTCTCATACACAGGTGCAAGATCTAAACGTAACTGGCAAATACACTGCACTGAGGCCTCACGTCATCACGAAGGGGAAGTTCAAGGCACGTCTGCAATGCCTCCACATCTACACAGAGATTGCCATCTGCAGCAGCCGTCCAAAACTGGAGACGCTTGAG GTAATGAAAATGGAAGGACTCAGCCTCATGTCTGCAAAAGGCATGACTGTGTTCCTGAACTGGATGCTGCTCACTGTGATTGACAACTTCGTAAACCGCAACCAGGCACAGCTGTTCAGAATGATACGAGAAGCCTCATGGAAAGCTTTTGCAGTGCATGTGATGAGTGTTCTGCCTCATCTTGATGTAAGGTATATTACAAAGAAGCAGCCATGCCACCATGAAGAACTAAACTGA